In one window of Solanum pennellii chromosome 2, SPENNV200 DNA:
- the LOC107009330 gene encoding berberine bridge enzyme-like 21 yields the protein MSIIYIFLLLLLKFNSLSSHAAASSVFDTFVDCLTKNSIPQSEISKIVYTPNNPSFNSILQAYIRNGRFFNSSTTSKPVIIVTPTVESQVAGVVVCTKQVNLQLKIRSGGHDYEGISYISDVPFIMLDMFNLRSISIDTNGKTAWVQAGATLGEVYYNIWRKSPVLGYPAGVCPTVGVGGHVSGGGYGNMLRKFGLTVDNLLDARLVDVNGRILDRKAMGEDLFWAIKGGGGASFGVILAFQIQLVTIPQNVTYFRVERFIQDTTTTDAVVQWQNVSSKIDNDLYMRLLIQPITVKSKSKGAKSSKSIRATFVALFLGDSTRLMSLISKEFPLLGLKKQDCVEMSWIDSVLQWANFDNTTKPEALLNRKGDPLNHLKRKSDYVQTPIPKKELESIFAKMISLGKAGMVFNPYGGRMGEIAEGETPFPHRAGILFKIQYSMNWHEEGLTAEKEYLSQIRDLYSFMTPYVSKNPRQAYLNYRDLDIGINDQVSQHSLEKGRVYGTKYFNKNFDRLVKVKTMVDPQNFFRNEQSIPTQTKQRKIM from the coding sequence atgtctattatttacatttttcttcttcttcttttaaaattcaattccTTATCTTCTCATGCTGCTGCTTCATCTGTGTTTGACACTTTTGTCGATTGTCTCACAAAAAACTCGATTCCTCAATCAGAAATCTCGAAAATCGTGTACACCCCAAACAACCCTTCGTTTAACTCCATTTTACAAGCCTATATCAGAAACGGCCGGTTTTTCAACTCCTCCACTACTTCCAAACCGGTTATCATCGTCACTCCGACGGTGGAATCTCAGGTCGCCGGAGTTGTCGTTTGTACCAAACAGGTAAATTTACAGCTGAAAATCCGTAGCGGCGGACATGATTATGAAGGCATTTCGTACATCTCCGATGTGCCTTTTATTATGCTTGATATGTTTAATTTACGATCGATTTCCATCGATACGAATGGTAAAACTGCTTGGGTACAAGCAGGTGCTACTTTAGGTGaagtttattataatatttggaGGAAAAGTCCAGTTTTAGGTTATCCTGCCGGGGTTTGTCCGACGGTGGGTGTGGGTGGGCATGTTAGTGGTGGTGGTTATGGGAATATGCTTCGTAAGTTTGGACTTACGGTTGATAATTTATTGGATGCTCGATTGGTTGATGTTAATGGTAGAATTTTGGATCGTAAAGCCATGGGTGAAGATTTATTCTGGGCGATTAAAGGCGGTGGTGGTGCTAGTTTTGGCGTTATTCTGGCCTTTCAAATTCAACTCGTTACAATACCACAAAACGTAACTTATTTCAGAGTTGAAAGGTTTATACAAGACACTACTACCACTGATGCTGTTGTTCAATGGCAGAATGTTTCTAGTAAAATCGATAATGATCTGTATATGAGGCTACTCATACAACCAATCACTGTGAAAAGCAAGTCCAAGGGTGCAAAGAGTAGTAAATCGATACGAGCAACGTTCGTCGCGTTGTTCTTGGGTGATTCTACTAGATTAATGTCTCTAATAAGCAAAGAATTCCCCCTTTTGGGATTGAAAAAACAAGATTGTGTGGAAATGAGTTGGATTGATTCCGTACTACAATGGGCAAATTTCGACAACACGACAAAACCAGAAGCATTGTTGAACCGAAAAGGGGATCCATTAAATCACTTGAAAAGAAAATCTGATTACGTACAAACCCCAATTCCTAAGAAGGAGTTGGAGTCCATTTTCGCTAAAATGATTTCTTTAGGAAAAGCAGGAATGGTGTTCAATCCATATGGAGGAAGAATGGGTGAAATTGCAGAAGGAGAAACACCATTTCCTCACAGAGCAGGTATACTTTTCAAGATTCAGTATTCAATGAATtggcatgaagaaggattaACAGCTGAAAAAGAGTACTTATCACAAATAAGAGATTTGTACAGTTTCATGACCCCATATGTTTCAAAGAATCCAAGACAAGCTTATTTGAATTACAGGGATCTTGATATTGGTATAAATGATCAAGTTTCACAACATAGTTTAGAAAAAGGAAGAGTATATGGGACCaagtatttcaataaaaattttgataggTTGGTTAAGGTGAAAACAATGGTGGATCCACAAAATTTCTTCAGAAATGAGCAGAGTATTCCTACTCAAACCAAACAGAGGAAGATTATGTAA